ATCGCGGACCTGAGCGGCACCGCGGCAGAGGCCTGAGCGATGCCCGAGACCAACCCAAAGACCGGCCCGCGCGGGGAACAAAGCCCGGTATCCCTGCTGCTCTTGCTGCCCAACATGGTCACGCTGATGGGGATGTGCTTCGGGCTGACCTCGATCCGTTTCGCGATCGAGGAGCGGTATGCGGTCGCGGTGTTCCTGATCCTTCTGGCGGCGCTGGCCGACGGGCTTGACGGACTTTTGGCGCGCAAGCTGGGGGCAGAGTCGCCGATGGGGGCGCAACTCGATTCCCTGTCGGATTTCCTGTGTTTCGGCGTGGCGCCCGCGCTTCTCGTCTATCAGGTTCACCTGACGCAGGCGGGCGGGCTGGGCTGGATCTTTGCACTGATCTTTGCCGCGGCGACCTGTCTGCGGCTGGCGCGGTTCAACGTGATGTCGGGGCAGGCGGACGACAGCACCGGCCCGAAGCGGTATTTCGTCGGCGTACCCGCCCCGGCGGG
The genomic region above belongs to Rhodovulum sp. P5 and contains:
- the pssA gene encoding CDP-diacylglycerol--serine O-phosphatidyltransferase — translated: MPETNPKTGPRGEQSPVSLLLLLPNMVTLMGMCFGLTSIRFAIEERYAVAVFLILLAALADGLDGLLARKLGAESPMGAQLDSLSDFLCFGVAPALLVYQVHLTQAGGLGWIFALIFAAATCLRLARFNVMSGQADDSTGPKRYFVGVPAPAGAFLGLLPVFLSHAGAFTPGYAPLAVSVWLAIVAVLMISKLKTPSPKAVKVPRRLIAVIFFATVIAIGVSFSRPWMLLVAIDGAYLAAVVYAIVRARGRLFG